Proteins from a genomic interval of Sinobacterium caligoides:
- a CDS encoding amino acid permease, which translates to MNAKKIGLVALTLVAVSNMLGSGIFLVPTILAKIGSISIWSWVLTGIGTMCLAFVFTRLTILKPDSSGIIGQSGRCYGPYVEFMLSISYWITCWVGNIALIIAGVGYLAYFFPELNDPVWRAFAAAVMLWFFTLLALVGADFTSKLQSVTTVLLIGIVFLLGILGVMRYEPGVFAATYNMSGETSAHAIALGIAACFWSFLGLEGASVTSDLVDNPNRTIPIATIAGFVIAWVLCIIATYGIYAVLPYDQLVASSAPFADAVRFVMGTAAGNFVAISSIIIIFFSLNGWLVLQSQPAKVAADKGLLPAIMGKVNKNQVPAVNLTITAILMTIIIFATISPTAAKQFEILILLAVFTSIVPYIFAISSLIVFQLRDKRKLAEIKADIASAIIALVFCIYVMTTIEVEGLAYGLEFVVLTIPLYTYVLWRKNRDDEALPTESAD; encoded by the coding sequence ATGAATGCAAAAAAGATAGGCCTTGTGGCCTTAACACTCGTGGCGGTATCCAATATGTTGGGTTCCGGCATATTCCTTGTGCCGACAATCCTGGCAAAGATCGGCAGTATTAGCATCTGGAGTTGGGTGTTAACGGGCATCGGTACCATGTGTTTGGCTTTTGTCTTTACTAGGCTGACAATTCTAAAGCCTGACTCTTCAGGTATTATTGGTCAGAGTGGGCGATGTTATGGCCCCTATGTTGAGTTTATGCTCAGTATTTCTTATTGGATTACCTGCTGGGTGGGTAATATTGCTTTGATTATTGCCGGTGTGGGCTATCTCGCTTACTTCTTTCCCGAGCTTAATGACCCCGTCTGGCGTGCCTTTGCCGCGGCGGTGATGTTGTGGTTTTTCACCTTGTTAGCGCTGGTGGGCGCCGACTTTACCAGTAAGCTGCAGTCGGTCACGACCGTGCTATTAATCGGTATTGTGTTTTTACTGGGTATCTTAGGAGTGATGAGATATGAGCCCGGTGTCTTTGCCGCCACCTACAACATGTCGGGTGAAACTTCTGCTCACGCCATTGCGCTTGGTATTGCCGCGTGCTTCTGGAGCTTCCTCGGCTTAGAGGGGGCCAGTGTCACTAGTGACCTTGTCGACAACCCAAATCGGACGATACCGATTGCGACGATAGCGGGCTTTGTCATTGCCTGGGTGCTGTGTATTATCGCGACCTACGGTATTTATGCGGTACTGCCCTATGATCAGCTGGTTGCTTCCTCGGCACCGTTTGCTGATGCCGTGCGCTTTGTGATGGGTACTGCCGCCGGCAACTTTGTCGCTATTTCTTCAATTATCATTATCTTCTTTAGCTTGAATGGTTGGTTGGTCTTACAGTCGCAGCCGGCGAAAGTGGCGGCTGATAAAGGCTTATTGCCAGCGATAATGGGTAAGGTGAATAAGAACCAGGTACCGGCGGTTAACTTAACGATTACGGCGATATTGATGACTATTATCATCTTCGCGACGATTAGTCCTACCGCAGCTAAGCAGTTCGAAATACTGATTCTGTTAGCGGTGTTTACTAGTATCGTGCCTTACATCTTCGCCATATCATCGCTGATCGTCTTTCAGTTGAGGGACAAACGTAAGCTCGCTGAAATAAAGGCGGATATAGCTTCCGCTATCATTGCACTGGTGTTTTGTATCTATGTGATGACGACGATCGAAGTGGAAGGTCTCGCTTACGGTCTCGAGTTTGTTGTGCTGACAATTCCTCTCTATACCTATGTGTTATGGAGAAAAAATCGTGATGATGAAGCGTTGCCTACTGAATCGGCGGATTAA